Proteins encoded together in one Lathyrus oleraceus cultivar Zhongwan6 chromosome 5, CAAS_Psat_ZW6_1.0, whole genome shotgun sequence window:
- the LOC127085345 gene encoding protein EMBRYO DEFECTIVE 514: MAEETAPEVVNTNAAVVDTNNTVATAVDTDNAVAAAVDMEVENAVDSKDKRPREENEPKDDIVPKKAKVDEEKSVEEQRLEKFEKTEDGEEKEASDAVKLGPKTFGSSVEMFHYFHKFLNAWPHNLNVNKYEHTMLLELLKNGHAESDKKIGTGVCAFQIREHPRYKNRCYFLIRDDDTADDFSFRKCVDHISPLPEGMQLKPEGNKRSGGGGGNHHGGNGGRGRGGRGGGRGGRGRGGRGRY, translated from the exons ATGGCAGAAGAAACCGCTCCAGAAGTTGTTAATACCAACGCCGCCGTCGTCGATACCAACAACACCGTTGCAACCGCCGTCGATACCGACAACGCCGTTGCTGCTGCTGTCGACATGGAGGTTGAAAACGCTGTTGATTCCAAGGATAAACGACCGAGGGAAGAAAACGAACCCAAAGATGATATCGTTCCGAAGAAGGCTAAAGTTGACGAGGAAAAGTCAGTagaagagcaaaggttggagaagtTTGAGAAAACCGAAGATGGAGAAGAAAAGGAAGCATCCGATGCTGTGAAATTGGGACCTAAGACCTTTGGTTCTTCCGTGGAAATGTTTCATTACTTCCACAAATTTCTTAATGCTTGGCCTCATAATCTGAATGTTAACAAG TATGAGCACACGATGTTGCTGGAATTGCTCAAGAATGGGCATGCTGAGTCTGATAAAAAGATTGGCACAGGGGTTTGTGCTTTCCAAATTCGCGAACACCCTCGCTATAAAAATAGGTGCTATTTCCTCATCAGGGACGATGACACAGCTGATGATTTCAGCTTCCGAAAATGTGTGGATCACATAAGTCCCTTGCCAGAAGGGATGCAATTGAAGCCTGAGGGGAACAAGAGGTCTGGTGGTGGTGGAGGAAATCATCATGGAGGAAATGGTGGCAGAGGAAGGGGTGGAAGAGGAGGTGGCCGTGGTGGTCGTGGAAGAGGAGGAAGGGGGAGATATTGA